From a single Nicotiana tomentosiformis chromosome 2, ASM39032v3, whole genome shotgun sequence genomic region:
- the LOC104112974 gene encoding SAP-like protein BP-73: MGVTATAVFSSNSISHLPSFSYLCKPKLEIRIPKEIAYGPSVSTNRSDCHCSTLSTIRAEGSRRRRSSIDATPGKTSKGDEINIQSSRDSKSSNSLSQEEIISLFKRIQSSISTGDSLSSKKRSTKSSEEKPTIESVLEILRHSKTESTGTTSNTKGDKGLTHQRGQKEPKADYSPTLDPRSTRPPSSFVKRSPLQSPLNSKEKVELKTETSPGNHGEREAIKIEDMKLPQLKELAKSRGLKGYSKLKKSELVELLIRC; this comes from the exons atgggTGTAACAGCAACTGCAGTTTTCTCATCCAATTCCATATCTCACTTGCCGTCCTTCTCTTATTTATGTAAACCTAAGTTGGAAATCCGAATTCCCAAAG AGATTGCATATGGGCCTTCCGTGAGTACAAATCGTTCGGATTGTCATTGTTCAACTCTCTCGACCATAAGAGCTGAGGGGAGCAGGCGACGAAGGTCCTCAATAGATGCTACACCAGGGAAAACATCCAAAGGAGATGAGATCAATATACAGTCATCCCGTGACAGTAAATCATCAAACTCATTAAGCCAAGAAGAGATCATTTCTCTTTTCAAGAGAATACAATCTTCAATTTCAACAGGCGATTCTTTAAGTTCCAAGAAAAGAAGTACCAAGTCCTCTGAAGAGAAGCCCACTATTGAATCGGTCTTGGAAATCCTTCGTCATTCAAAGACAGAGTCAACAG GTACAACGTCAAATACGAAGGGTGATAAGGGCTTGACTCATCAAAGAGGTCAAAAGGAACCAAAAGCAGATTATTCACCAACATTAGATCCAAGATCAACACGCCCACCCTCAAGCTTTGTGAAAAGATCCCCTTTACAATCACCACTTAACTCCAAAGAAAAGGTTGAGCTCAAGACAGAGACATCGCCAGGTAATCATGGTGAAAGGGAAGCAATCAAAATTGAGGATATGAAACTTCCTCAGCTTAAGGAACTGGCAAAATCTAGAGGACTTAAAGGTTATTCGAAACTGAAGAAAAGTGAACTTGTGGAGTTGCTCATCAGATGTTGA
- the LOC138904962 gene encoding uncharacterized protein, translating into MPYSECSWRELSKGRWEARSHGLSKDVKLRPPTGSKVLPTESPAPREVEEKKRKRALSPPSSEKKKTRRLLEVEVRGLTEKRDTYKLLSERREGEAKSLRAELELARKEHANLVEQVKIFEVSDDELDSVTNDRNPQVQQKIDRINQLRAELDIVKAEAEEWRRRMDRLALEKETARAQLTSVEVQLQAAKEKIGARAQKVEELQSQLSSVVSDRETLAKELEMAKSVVVVVKDDADEIVAQYKADAEAAQDRLKDIVEQAVIPKGGPRGNSCSRFRLSG; encoded by the exons ATGCCCTATTCGGAATGCTCGTGGCGCGAGCTTTCaaagggccgttgggaggcccgttctcatg gtttatccaaggatgtcAAACTGAGGCCTCCAACCGGTAGCAAGGTCTTACCTaccgagtcccctgctccgagaGAGGtcgaagagaagaaaagaaagagggcTCTGAGTcctccgagctcggagaagaagaaaacaagaagGCTG CTTGAGGTTGAGGTCCGAGGGCTTACTGAGAAGAGAGATacttacaaacttctcagcgagcggcgtgaaggggaggctaagagcctccgagctgagctggagcTGGCCCGGAAGGAGCATGCCAACCTGGTCgaacaggtaaaaatatttgaagttagtgacgatgagctagACTCGGTGACTAATGATCGGAATCcacaggtccaacagaagatcgatCGGATCAACCAACTCCGAGCTGAGCTGGATATAGTCAAGGCCGAGGCCGAAGAATGGAGAAGAAGGATGGACCGCCTGGCCTTAGAAAAGGAGACTGCTCGGGCGCAGCTGACTTCGGTCGAGGTCCAGCTTCAAGCGGCAAAGGAGAAAATTGGGGCGCGGGCCCAAAAGGttgaggagctccagtctcagctaagCTCGGTCGTCTCTGATCGAGAAACTCTCGCCAAGGAGCTCGAAATGGCCAAGTCGGTGGTTGTGGTGGTCAAAGACGATGCCGACGAGAtagtggcccaatataaggctgACGCCGAGGCGGCCCAGGATCGACTAAAGGATATCGTCGAGCAAGCGGtaatcccgaagggaggccctcgaggaaattcatgctcgaggtttcgacttAGCGGCTGA